One Streptobacillus canis genomic window carries:
- a CDS encoding IS110 family RNA-guided transposase, which yields MFYLGIDIAKNTHVASLIDSNGNTIFKSHSFSNSIVGINSLIDKLNNISTKDILIDLESTAHYWLSIYSYLIEKKYEIIVINPIQTDGWRKATEIRKRKTDAIDSLLIADFIRYGNYESTSLSNENYLNLRNMTRFRHYLIEESSSLKRKIISNLDQVFPEYSSCFSDVFGQTSKEILLNFNTAEDFKNLKTSDIKKILKTITLKKSAELKLKDLKEISKDSFGINFALDSYSIQIKLLESKIENIVNELNTPILTIPGIGPITGVIILAELGDINKFSSDKKIVAYAGLDSTITQSGNSDGLHGHLSKRGSSHLRKALFQAAFVASCNNNIFKDFYD from the coding sequence ATGTTTTATTTAGGTATTGATATTGCTAAAAATACCCATGTAGCATCACTTATTGATAGTAATGGTAATACAATTTTTAAATCTCATTCATTCTCTAATTCAATCGTTGGAATTAATTCTTTAATTGATAAATTAAACAACATTTCAACTAAAGATATTCTTATAGATCTTGAATCTACAGCCCATTATTGGCTTTCTATTTATTCATACCTAATTGAAAAAAAATATGAAATTATTGTAATTAATCCTATTCAAACAGATGGTTGGAGAAAAGCAACTGAAATTAGAAAACGTAAAACTGATGCTATTGATTCTTTATTAATCGCTGATTTTATACGTTATGGTAATTATGAGTCTACTTCTCTTTCTAATGAAAATTATTTAAATCTTCGTAATATGACTAGATTTAGACATTATCTAATAGAAGAATCATCTAGTTTAAAAAGAAAAATTATTTCTAATTTAGATCAAGTATTCCCTGAATATTCATCTTGTTTTAGCGATGTATTTGGACAAACTTCTAAAGAAATTCTTCTTAACTTTAATACTGCTGAAGATTTTAAAAACCTTAAAACTTCTGATATTAAAAAAATTCTTAAAACTATTACTTTAAAAAAATCAGCAGAACTTAAACTTAAAGATTTAAAAGAAATATCTAAAGATTCCTTTGGTATTAATTTTGCTCTTGATTCTTACTCTATTCAAATTAAATTACTTGAATCTAAAATCGAAAATATTGTTAATGAATTAAATACACCTATTCTTACTATACCAGGTATAGGTCCTATAACAGGAGTTATTATACTTGCTGAATTAGGTGATATTAACAAATTTTCAAGCGATAAAAAAATTGTAGCTTATGCTGGTCTTGATTCTACAATTACTCAATCAGGTAATTCTGATGGTCTTCATGGTCATTTAAGTAAACGTGGCTCTTCCCACCTCAGAAAAGCTTTATTTCAAGCTGCATTTGTAGCTTCATGTAATAATAATATTTTTAAAGACTTCTATGATTAA
- a CDS encoding transposase, with protein MDENNNKVQKSLLQYGYSKENKKLPIAQFMYVTDANGLPLNFKAYEGSKPDVSLYNDFINETKKIYNIKNSILVADAGFVSNDNIVKTIVSGMHYIFKESMLRLNRSVYNSFKSNILSMVDELKKENPDFKGFYKSFNIEVLRKVTDIHGKVRRVNVTQKYIFVYSKKQDERLSSLRINELKRVDELINDKKKLEKYEEISGFSLIITDLIDMDDKEIIKAYRNQYLVEDAFKNLKSSFSIRPVFLKKEARIKSHMLICFFPLLFTKIIYLKLNKEYSISKIQECIQKLRLSDCQGNNYKDNILTKKNN; from the coding sequence GTGGATGAAAATAATAATAAAGTACAAAAATCATTACTACAATATGGATATAGTAAAGAAAATAAGAAACTACCTATTGCTCAATTCATGTATGTTACTGATGCTAATGGTTTACCTCTTAACTTTAAAGCTTATGAAGGTTCTAAACCTGATGTATCTCTTTACAATGATTTCATTAATGAAACAAAGAAGATATACAATATTAAAAATAGCATATTAGTTGCTGATGCTGGATTTGTATCCAATGATAATATTGTTAAGACTATAGTTTCTGGTATGCATTACATATTTAAAGAATCTATGTTAAGGCTTAATAGAAGTGTATATAATTCATTTAAGAGTAATATATTATCTATGGTTGATGAACTTAAAAAAGAGAATCCTGACTTTAAAGGCTTTTACAAGAGTTTTAATATAGAAGTTCTTAGAAAAGTTACAGATATACATGGTAAGGTAAGAAGAGTTAATGTTACTCAAAAATATATATTTGTTTATTCAAAAAAACAAGATGAAAGATTATCTAGTTTAAGAATTAATGAACTTAAGAGAGTTGATGAACTAATAAATGATAAAAAGAAACTTGAAAAATATGAAGAAATTTCTGGATTTTCATTAATAATTACAGATTTAATAGATATGGATGATAAAGAAATAATAAAGGCATATAGAAATCAATATTTAGTTGAAGATGCATTTAAGAATCTTAAGAGTAGTTTTAGTATTAGACCTGTATTTTTAAAGAAAGAAGCAAGAATAAAGTCACATATGTTAATATGTTTCTTTCCTCTTCTTTTTACAAAGATTATATATTTAAAACTAAATAAAGAATATTCTATATCAAAGATACAAGAATGTATTCAAAAATTAAGATTATCTGATTGTCAAGGTAATAACTATAAAGATAATATACTTACTAAAAAAAATAACTGA